Sequence from the Sphingobacteriaceae bacterium GW460-11-11-14-LB5 genome:
TATCGAAATAAGTACCATCCCAGTTATAGGTGCGTTTTACCGTATCGGTGGTTTTGTAAGTATCTTTAGATCTGGCTAAAAATGCACTTAAACTTAAACCATCAGTAAACAGGTTATCTTTTTTATACCTTAAAGTAGCACTGCGTGCTTTACTGGCCCTGGTTACTTCGCCATATACAATGTTCTGGTCGAAACCTGTTTGCAAATCCTGGTGTGCTTCGTTATAACCTACGCCAACAAATAATACATCAGCCCATGTCTTATTGGTTATCCCGGCTTCTACCTGCCCCAGCAACGACTCGTAATTATCGTGGAAACGTCGAACATCTGCTTTTACAAATTCTGCTCCGTTTAAATCAGCAATATAATTGCCTATACGCGTTCCACCCTGCACTACATCCACATCTTTCATGATATAGTTATTATCAGAAGAATTATAGAAACCACTGGCCTTAACAATAATTCCAGTTTTTTTATCTACAAACTGGCCATTTAAAGAAGAACGGTTGGTATTAAAAGATCCATAACTATGACTAACATCTAAATAGTTGCTTAGCTTTTGATTGGTAATGACGTTTACTGCACCACCCATTGCATCGGCACCTAAATTAACCGGAACAACACCTTTATACACTTCTAAACGATCGGCCATATTAACCGGGATGTTATTGAGCGACATGGCGCTGCCCATTACATCCATCGGGATCCCATCTACAAAAAATTTAACCTGTTTACCAGATAAACCGTTGATGGAAAATTTGAAATCAGAACCCAAACCACCCTGCTCGCGGATACGGACACCGGTACTGCGGTTCAGGATTTGATTTAAATCGGCAGTGGTATTGGCCAGTTTTCTGGTATCGATGGCGTTAACACTGAAACCCGACTCTTTAACTTCCTGTGTTTTGGTTTTGCCATTTACGGCAACATCGTTCAGTTGTTTCTGGTCTTTCTTTAATGAAAAATCTATTTTAACGATCTGCCCCTGTTTAACCGTAATATTTTTTGATTCTTGAATAAAGCCAATGTATGATACGACAATGGTATAACTGCCCGGCTGAATATTTTTGATTTCGTAGTAACCTGACTGATCTGTTGTGGCGCCAATTTTGGTTTCCTTTATCTGGATGGTAGCCCCAACAATTACTTCTTTGCCATCTTTAATGGTCCCTGAAATGGAGGATGAAGTTTGAGCAAAAGCGCTTAGAGATAGTACGCTGAATAAAATGAGTAGTAGATTTTTTCCGTAAAACATTGTTTTAATATTGTGCATTTACTGGGTAGTAGCACAATTCGTATTTTCCCGAAGGTGAGAAACGAAAAAAAATAAAATAAAATTGGGATGGAAAATGGAAGAGGTAAAATGGAATATGGATTCCCGCAAATTTGAGATGATAAACGTCGCGGAGAATCTTTTATTTGCGGTTAAAAAAAACAGTTATTAATCCTTCAATCGGTCTATCCGCATAATAAAATCGGTATCCCCTCCTAACTGAAGTCCTTTTTTCAATGTACCGGTTTTGATATTGTATAGCCAGATATAATTGCCTTCTTTGGTAGAATTCACAGCAATGTAAGCGGTATCGCCCTCCACAATCACACACTCTCTTCTGGTTCCCTTATCTAACGGAAGATTGAGTTTGGTAACCGATTGTGTTTGCAGATCGAGTACGTAAAATTCAAAGTGTGCCGTGCTATAGTGATCGCCCAAACCTTTAAAAAGGTCTTTTCTTTCAGAACGGATAATGGCTTTATTTCCGCCAAGGTACCACATTCCATAAGCATGGTTCTGAACCTTTGAAGCCGAGATATTAAAGAAATAATCCTGGTTTATCTTTTTTTCGCCGGCCTTGATCTTAAACACCCCAGTAGGCAGCTCGGTCCTGTTCCCCAAAGCTATCCCCGGGCATGACTGAAAATAATAATCGCCATGATCATCCTTAAAATTATAAGATTGAATGGTATTGATTCCACCAGGATAGGTAGAACGGGTATCTTTTTGTGTGTTAAGAAGTTTCATTTCCGGGTAAGTCAGTTCTGAAACATATAAGGTATCGCTGGTTAAATAATTAGATACATTCTGTGTTACATGGTAGGTATAACCAACCAAAAGTGCATTTGCTTTTTTCTCTACAAAACCAATAGAAAGGGTGGTGAACTTACCCGATGGTGCGGGAATCTGCATATCGCCCTTTGCGATGACCTCCATTTTAGCTGTGTTGATAAAAGTATATTTGGTATGGTTGTAACCCGAAAGATTTAATCCGGTAAGCAGCAGGCTATCCTTCCCGATCCAGTTAAAGTTCTCGATGCTGAAATCTTTAATATCCAAAAATCCTGCGACAACCAGTTTTTCGTTTTCCAGTTTAAATTTAGAGAAACGGCTGGTTTTACGATTGAGGTGATAAAAGAATCCATCTTTTACAAAAACATCCCTATCCATATCTTTCTGATCCAAAAGAATACCTTGTGTTTCCGGTTTTAGCAAACCACGATCTAATGCATTCGTCGTGAGCATATATTCTCTTCCATCTTTGGCCAGAATATACAAGCTGTATTTAGCATCTTTTTGGTCAGTGCGCTTATCTCCGCAACCGAGCATACAGCAGGCAAAAATAACGGGAATGAAAAATCTGATGATGCGAGGGAGGTTCATTGTAGGCGGTAGAGCTGGTTAAATATCAAACTGGGCCGAAAGTTGTTTCTGCATCACCGGGGGTAAATCCATTAAATTGCGCTCGCTAATTACCACGATACTTTTTACACCGGTTTTATTTTTAAGGATAATATAAGTCTGTCCTTTTAACAAGGTTATCTTCTTATCTGTGCCTTCAAAAACAAGATTGATATCTTTCTTTGGAGAAATCAGGATACTTCCCGTCAGATCGATCATGCCATCGCTATTGTTTATTTTAGCAACGGTATTTGGTCCTATGGCCACATCGTATCCTTTGGCATCAATATGTTTTACATACCGTGCAGAGGGATTATTTAATTCTAAAAAGTCAGTTTGTCCAAAAGATTTATTGGCCATTATAAAATAAGCAATAACACCAGCCATGGCGATAAATACAGATGCGGCAATAGCACCCTTCCACATGAAATAAGTATTACTCCTTTTTGGCAATGGCTTAATCGCCTGTGGCATAACGGTTTCAATTTCCTGCCACATTTCCTGCTTCAGGGCATTTTTATCTTTTGCTAAAGCTACGGTATTCAGCTCCTCTACATCAGTATTGAACAGCCATTCTTCTACCCTCTGGCGCTCTTCGGCACTACAGGCATTTAAATGGTATTTTTCTAAAAGTTCTTGACTAATGTTCATGCTAATGAGTTGCTCCTAAAAAGGATGCAGGTATCTGCAAACTTAATAAATTATTGCTTTTAAATAGAAGTAGCCTAAACACCGATTTTCCGTAAGTTCTTGAAATAAAAAATTAATAACTGGCCAAACCAACTTTAAGCCTGCTCATGGCCTTCGTGATATGATACTCTACAGCACGTTCGGAAATATACAGCAAACCGGCAATTTCTTTATTGCTCATTCCCTGTTCGCGACTCATTTTGTATACCCGTTTGCACTGGCAGGGCAAGGTATCGACCAAAACATCTACTTTTTCTTTTAAATTATTAAAAAGTACCTGTTCTTCAGTACAATTGCTGGAAACCGAGCAGTCCATCATCTGAAATTCGTTATGCTTTTGCCGGTTTACCTTATTTCGGATATACTCGAAGGTTTTAAATTTGGCCGATCGGATCAGGTAATGTTCAATTTTTTCTATTTCGAGTTCCGATCTCCGCTCCCAAAGGGACTTAAAAATCTCCTGAACCATACCCTTTGCGGGTTCAACCTCTTTGATATTATTGTAACAAACCGCAAATACCTTCTCCCAGTATAATTCATAGGCCATTTCGAACGATTGTTTATCGATCTTTATTAATTTACCTGAGAAAGGATGATTTGTAGCTTCCAAATACCTGTTTGATGGTTGGCTGCAAATATAGCTATTTAGATCAATTAAAAATAAGAGCTTTTAAAAATGGTAGATAATTTCTACTATAAAGCTGAAAACACTTTAAAAACGAGCCGATAGGCCAATTAGAATGTTGGTAAATCTCAGTAAGCCTTCGGGTAATAGCTCACTTCTGGCTTTCTACCAAAAGTGAGCTAAATTGTAAATTGTCTTTGCTGACCAGATAATAGGCACGAAACAGGAAAGTCCCGGCTCGTTTATGTTATAGATGGGTAGGCAGGTAATAATTGCTGGTTGTGATCGGTAACTGTTTCTTTGCCAGCATATCTTTATAGATTATCCCTGTTGCTACAACCGCACCCCGCTTGTCAGCGGTTGGATAGGTCATACTGGAATCATGTGAAAAGCCGACCATATGGCCAATTTCGTGTACGGCAATGGAACAGATGTCCATGGTCAGGTAGTCGTGTAACACATGGTTGGCTAATCCAAATGTAGATCCGCCACCTAGCCCGGAAACATTTACCACTACGCCACAGTTGATTGTTGACATATCTAATATCTTCTTAAAAGCTTCCTGTTTCTGTTCAGCAGTCAATAACACCTTATCGTTTCCGGTAATCGGTTCAGCTAAAAATGCTGTCCTGGTTTCTTCAGCCTGGATCAGATAGGCCAGGTTGATGATCAGGCCTGAGAATCTCCGTATATCCTTAGCTTCAATATTATCTTTCCAGTTATCAGTCGGAATATCCTTAGTATCATATTCATGGTATTTAATCTTCCATTTTAATTTGGACAAGCTTTTTAGTTTTTTGATCAGATCCGAATCACCGGTAAAATCAAACGATACTTTTTCAATCGGAATACCTGTGGTTTTATATTGCGCAAGATCTACTTCTCCTCCATCGCTGTCGAGAAATTTGGTTCCCCCTTCAATGAACGGATATTTGATCTGCTGGACGCCATGTGCCCTGATTTTTCCAATCCTGAACAACCTAACCGGCTTTGATAGCCCCTCTACGGTTAAAAGTATAGTGGCATCTGCGATTTCAACAGGCGCAAAATTAGCCACTTCGATCGTCGTCGCATTGATAGCCTTCACCCGCAGCACCTTACCAATCTCATAACGTCTTGCTTCAGAAGTCAAGAGTTCTATCGATTCACCGTCCTGGAACATCAGCGCAGCGTTATTATTGTTATCAAAATTATACTGAACTGTTGTTACAGGATCAGGAACGGGTGGCGTTGGTTTTTCTTTTTTACAACTAAAAAATAAAACCGTTAATAATAGAAAGGTGATTTTTTTCATAGTAGATATTGATTTGATGATATCATTAGGTAATATTTCATTACCTAATGATTAATGATCTATTCGGATGCCCCTTTTGCTAATATAACCCAAGTTCGGCTATGGCGGCAAATTGTGTTCCATCCCAGGAAGTATTGGCCACAATTTTAAGGTATTGAAAGGTCAGCGCCGATCCAAATGCAAAATATTGTTTACCATCTGTTTTAACAGTCGAAAAATTTCCCCTGGAGGTATAACTGATGCCGTCGGTACTGGTCAGAATTTCAAAATCTTTGATCGCCCGTCTTGATCCTGAACGGTGCTGCAGGGCGATACCACTTGCAGTCTTATTGCTTCCAAGATTTACGCTGATAAAATGAGGGTAGGTTCCTGCAGGGGATGATGACCATTTGCTATGCCAAAAAGTAGTCGAGTTATTGTCAAGGACATTCGTTGCATAACCATTCTCTCCCGTTTCCTGTGAGCTGAATCCATCGATTGTCCAGCCTGTTTTGCTAAGTTCCGGGCGATAACCGAAATTAATCACAGGTATGCCACCCTGGAAGGTATAATAATAGATGTGTTCGGTAATGGTACCATTGGTATGCACAAATTTGACCTTCAGCTCATAAGGTATCCCATCCGTTTTTACCCAGAATTCTGATATAGGCATAACCACACTGAAACTATCTGTTCCGATTTTGGAACTCGCCCAGGTAATCGCATTATAATCGTGGTTAACTCCAGTGCCCTCATTACCCACGTTAGGATCGTTAAAATACAGGACCTTATCTACCGTGCCTGTAGAAGTAAATTTTCCAGAGCACACGATCGCACTTTGTGCTGCTGAGTAACTGGCATAAATTCTAGGTATTGTGGTGCTTACACTACCATAATAAGTAGAACTGTTATTGTTGAATACTTCGTTGTTGTTAAAAATAGCTGCATCTGCTGCAGAAATAAAGGTTGGCGTTTTGCCCAGGGTATAGTTGCCCGATCCCATCAACGATGTACCGAGGCTATTTTTTTGAGATACGGATTCGCGGTTGTGGGAAGAATTTAATGCATGTCCCATTTCATGTGCCAGTCCGCCAATCCATTTAGTAAACGGTTCAGTACCAATATTAGCAATATTAAAGCCTGCATAATCCAGGGCATAACAGTATTTTCCGTACCCATAAAATGGATTTCCTCCGGCGGGTTCTCCATTTGCATTTGTTGTGAATGGTGGTAACAGGATAAGTACATGCTGGCTTTGCTTTAAGCCCGGATGAGCTGTAAAAAAATTATCCACTTCTGTAACACCAAGACCAGAATTGAAATTTGTTTTCGACTGTGTACTCCTGATTACATTAATCTGGACTAATTGCGTAGTTGTATCTTTAACAAGGCCAAAGGTTTTTAACCCATATCCGTTTCTATTCAATTCTTGGGCATAGTAATTCTGGATCCATGTTAACACGCCATCAACCCTGGATCTGAAATTTGCAAGTGTATCAAGATCAGTTGGAACCAGATAGACAACGGTAAGATTACGGTTGTGAGATATCACTGGGTTCGATACCGTCATCTGTGGATTAGACTTGAAGGTACTGTTTGTTTCAGCTACCGGGATTTCTGTTCTTTTACAGGAGGAAGCGCAGAAGATGCCTACTGCGGCAAGGGCCATTAATAATTGTTTTTTCATTGTTTTATTTTTGGTTAGGTAAGTTGATATTCTTATTCGCCTGGCTTATGCAAAATAGCAACGGCGATATTTATAGGTTTAAAACCCTGTTTCATGGGTTTTAAAAATTTGGTTCATGGGTTTATCTGGTTAGTTAATATTTTGACCAATCGCTTGGCTTATCTCTATCGTAAAAATCTTTAATAAACTGATTATTAAGCCGGTAAAATCTTAAACAAATAGTGTGAAAATTTTAAATTTTAGGCCTTTTCAGTATTCTATTCTCTTTTCAGAGTCAATATGGAGTTAAATAACTGATTGTCTTACCAATGGCTGATTTAAACCTTTAAGGATAAAAAGACTGGTTGCTTCCCAGGTTAAGTAGTTGCTTGTAAAAGTGAAAACCCTGAATAATTCATATCCAGGGTTTTCCATCAATGTTGGGTACAGTCTCGTGCTACCATTCTTTTATTTGGGTAGCTTTATTCTAGTCAATAAAGTCCTTCGACAGGCTCAGGATAACAAATCAGGCATATTAGCAAAGCCCTTCGACAGGCTCAGGATGACAAAATATTTATAATACAAACTCCTTTAGCATGCAACCACAAAAGCAATCTTCCAGCGGACACTAAAATGAATTGATATTCATTTAATTATTTACCTGCTGAGTGGTCTTTCTGGAAAGAACTACCCATCCAGGCTTTTTGAGCGGTCCAGGGTGCGGCTGCTTCTGTCCAAAATGCATTGTCGGCTGGTAGGCCTAAGGGTAAAAAACCCAAGGTTGCCATATAAAGGCTACCTGTGCAGGTATATGGATCGGCAATTTCAGGCTGATGGCCGTTAAATCCTAAAACCAACCATCCCTGTGCATCAAAATTCTGGTTACCAGCATACATATTTTCGAATACTTTAGTCAGCGCACAACGGACTTGTGCCGGGCTTAATTCTTTGGGTAACTTTTGATCGAGTGCAATTTGCCCCAGGGTTTGAAAAGCAGCCGTACGGTAGGTTACACTTCTTCCTATTGGTGGATATTCGCCTGTTGATGAAATCATCCTTTCGGTAATCTGGGCATAACGTACAGCACGGTCGGTGGCTTTTGTTAGCTGTGCTTCGGACATCTTTTTCTTGCTTACCATTACTTTCAGGATATCCATCATCATCGGGTGGATGACATAAGAATTGTAATAATCGGTACTGAAACTCGATCCGTCAGAATACCAGCCGTCTCCAACGTACCATTCATTTAGTTTGTTAATGGCTGTCATGGTGCGGTAAGGCTCATAGTCTTCGCCAACACTTAACAACCATGCTTCTTCTATTGCCGTAAATAAGAGCCAGTTGTTATAAGCCCCTGTTCTATTTCTTAAGGATTTAATTTCGGCGATGTATCTTTTTTGTGTGGTTTCGTTTAATGCTTTCCAGATATTTGGTGCACGCAAAAAGCCCTGCACTACATAGGCTGCATCTACAATAGGCTGCGCATCGGTTCTGAAGTTAATATAATCGGCACTTGACGGATCAACGGCGTTGCTTAAAGCCTGAATGGTTTCCGCCTTAAACTTTGCCCTGAGTTTCCCCTCCTCTGTTTCATCATCGGGCAGGCTTAACCAGGGCGCAATACCGGCAAAAGTACGACCCAAAGCTTCTGTATAACCGACCTCCCTTACATTGTTATAGTAGTGTGGCGCCACTTCGGTAGCCATATTTTTTTTCAACGTATTGCTGGCCAGATGATGAATAACAGGATAGGCAATTTTATATAAAGTTTTTACCCAGAATGCCCTGTCTTGTGCACCGCTGGCTGGAGGATTTACTTTATTCTTCTTTCCGCTTTGTGCCTGGGTAACTGTGCTTGTGGTTAAAAATACAAGGCTTATTAAAAAGACATGTTTAATATTGTTCATGGCTAATTTGATCATTTTATTTGGTGCTGATTTCAAAAAATTTGCTGGTTCCGGCTGTAATATTCTCGGTAAAGTATACCCCGGTTATTTTTTCATCTTTATAGCTGACACTTAAAGGTACAATTTGGCCGCTGGCCGCGTTTCTTGCAATTAATTGCTTCGGATTTTTCACTTTAACCTTTTTTACAATTTGTGGCCATGCAATTTTTACCGTTTGATTGTTATTGGTTGAAGATCCGTTATATGCCTCGGCAAAAACACTTTTATCATGATTTGCAATACTTAAGCGAAACATTTCACTTCCTGCCAATAAAAAAGCACCAACCCCGTAAACATCTGTATCGTCATAGCCAACTTTATCGGGTGCAGCACCTTGTGCCTGTACAAAGCCCAGCTTTCCATCAGGGTGAACAGAAGCGCTAAGGGCGGCCCAGGCTTTGGAAATTACCCCTTCGTACTTTTTGTAAGGGATGAGCCCGTTATTTACGCCCCAGGCCATCGCATAACAGATAAATCCGGTACCGCTGGTTTCTTTTGAAGCATAACTTTCGGGATCGAGTAAACTGGCATGCCAGCTGCCATCTGCCTGTTGCAGCGACGCTAACTTTTCAGACATGCTGATAAACAATTTCACTAATTTCTCCCGCTCAGGATGATTTTCGGGTGTTACCGATAAGAGACGAACTAAACCGCCAATAACCCATCCATTGCCTCTGCTCCAGAATACTTTTGTTCCATTTTTTTCCTTTTTATCGAAATAACGGCTGTCGCGGTAAAAAAGATGCTCATCTTGATCGTATAAATAGGATGTTGATTTCCACCATAATGCGATTGATTTATCGAGGTATTTGGCATCTCCGGTTGCCTGGCTTAAATAACCCAGTGCCGGTGGGCCCATAAACAAGGCATCGCACCAGGCCCATTCGCGGGTATAAATATTATTTTTCCATTCTAAACTTTCCAAATGTGGTAAAGAAACAATGGTATCGGCCAGGGCTTTAAACTTCTGAATATATTCGGGTCTTTTATAAATGGTATACAACTGCGAATAAAGCTGACCAACGCAATAATCGTCTGCAAAATATCTATATCTTCCTGTTTCCCACTTGTTATCTTCACCAACCTGAATGAGCTTTTTATAATAGCTATCGTTATCGGCCAGGCGTGCCCATGCCATCATACCAGCATACATGGCGCCACTGGTCCAGTCTTTTTTCGGGTTTTTCCATCCTGCTGTTTCTAAATTTGTCCATTGCCAGTCAGCAACTTTTTTCATCTGGCTGATGATATCACTTGCTACCAGCTGTTTTTTCTGCGCACTTACCTTTTCGAAAGCGAAAAGAACCAAAAGGAATAGAATTATTTGTTTCTGCATTTAATTGTTGATTTTAATGATCTGGTTAATAACATCCAGTCATTTATTAGGATATTGTTTAACTGGTGATAAAAATTCTTTATTTATTCAGGATTGTTAAATAGCAAAGCTGCTTAATTCTCCCGTTTTTATATAGGGAAAATCTTAAATGATTGGTGTGAAAACCTTAAATTTTAAGGCCCTCACTTAACCATAATTCAGCTAAAAAAACATCAATAAATTGGTTACCAGCACTATGTAATTGTTTATTGGGCGAGAGGGTTTGTGCCTTTAAACCTGAACCAGTTAAAATCTGCATAACCACCTTCTCCTTCTTTTTTGGTACTGAAATTAAATAAAGCAAAGCGATTGGCGGTCCAGTTATACCCAACGGCCATGTTAAGCTGGTTCCCAAATGAAATGAATTTCTCTCCATCCAGGCTGTATGCGAATGTTGCTTTATAACCAATATGTGAGGCATTTGCTTTTATCCAGATTTTATGCTGTTTAAAAACTTTAATGCTGTCAATCACTTTATTATTGTTTACCATAATCAATGTTTTTTCGTCGCCCGCTTTCCTTACTGCGATATAAGCGTAAGGTTTTTGAAAAATACCGAATCCGGCAACATTACCATCTTTTAAACCCGTTATATCCATTTCAACAATCCCTTCAGAGGCTGGCCCCTGAACACGCTGGGTAAGTGTATTGCGCGCCATTGTTAAGTCGTTCGCCAATGAAGCCTGTAAACGCATATGGCCTTTTCTTTTCTTTAACGACCATTTTTCGTTATCGGGATTATGGTTCCACTGCCATTGCAAGCCAAGGTTTACTGCATTAAACTCATCTGATGTTGCCGGTACTTTTACAGGATAAGTCTGACCAACATTTGGCTTTGCTGCATTTATTACACCTTTACCATCTACACCTAACATCGGCCAGCCATCTACCCAGGTCACGGGTTCTAAGTGGGGAGAACGACCTATTGGCCAGCGGTCCTGCATAATCATAAACCACCAGGAGCCATCTTTAAGCTGCAGCATTCCGCCCTGGTGTAAAAAACTGCCGGGAAGCGTTACATCACTGCGCATAACGACTTTCGCTTCGTATGGACCGTAAATATTATCCGACCGCAAACAGATCTGTCTGCCATTGGTACCTCCGGTAGTACTTAAAATATAATACTTTCCATTTACTTTATACATGTGCGAACCTTCTAAATAAGGAAAATCACGGTTTTCATAAATTTCCTTTTGAGGTGTTTTAACCGATAACGCATCTGCATTTAATTCGGTTATAAAAATTTTTTGTTGTCCATGGGCCACATAAACTTTACCATCATCATCAAAAAACAGCCCCGGATCGTATAAATATTCCGGAAAAATAGTCCGCTTCCATGGCCCTTTGATGTCTTTTGCCACACACATGGAATAACTGCCCTTTGCCCCATTCCTGCTCGGGGTACAAAAGCCAACATAAAATAATCCGTTGTGATACCTGATTGTTGCTGCCCAGGAGCCATTACTGTACATATTTCCACCCTGCAGGTTATATCTTGGATCTTCATCATATTTATCTACGGCATACCCTGCCATTTCCCAGTTCACCAAATCTTTAGAATGCAAAATAGGGCAGCCCGGCACGTAGTTCATACTGGTAGAAACAAAGTAAAAATCATCACCTACACGGATAAAATCCGGATCGGCCCAATCGCCCGTAAGTAAGGGGTTCTTAAACGTGCCGTTGCCATTATCGGCTGTCCATACATTGGAAAGGGGTTTCTGGTCAACATTCTGGGCCTGGCCAAGCTGAAAGCTTAACAAACCGATG
This genomic interval carries:
- a CDS encoding energy transducer TonB, which codes for MFYGKNLLLILFSVLSLSAFAQTSSSISGTIKDGKEVIVGATIQIKETKIGATTDQSGYYEIKNIQPGSYTIVVSYIGFIQESKNITVKQGQIVKIDFSLKKDQKQLNDVAVNGKTKTQEVKESGFSVNAIDTRKLANTTADLNQILNRSTGVRIREQGGLGSDFKFSINGLSGKQVKFFVDGIPMDVMGSAMSLNNIPVNMADRLEVYKGVVPVNLGADAMGGAVNVITNQKLSNYLDVSHSYGSFNTNRSSLNGQFVDKKTGIIVKASGFYNSSDNNYIMKDVDVVQGGTRIGNYIADLNGAEFVKADVRRFHDNYESLLGQVEAGITNKTWADVLFVGVGYNEAHQDLQTGFDQNIVYGEVTRASKARSATLRYKKDNLFTDGLSLSAFLARSKDTYKTTDTVKRTYNWDGTYFDKGYSEMGGIKTIANIIRPRTYAMANLSYVINSEHTLNLNYTFDHLKNRNFNELLTDHDETPGLLRKQIVGLAYQQDLLDKKLVNTAFVKYYHLGLERPKYINQVYTLLDTAFSNLGYGVASRYKITPDLGIKASFEHAYRLQEAEEMFGDGLNLQGNPDLKPESSDNINLGAYYNFKLGKHTFFVEASGFYRDAKDFIFPVPDERSKLLKNQNQSSVRITGFEAEVRYTYDQLLGINLNLTYQNAVNTTKNGQTESYNVEGTYLNKIPNQPWLFGNADFSIGKNDLLGKNTRLQFNWFTQYVNWFYLTWEGKGNPNGKSDIPTQFIQNAALSYSLHNGRYNISAECKNLTNELAYDNFRLQKPGRSFSVKLRYFIQ
- a CDS encoding RNA polymerase sigma-70 factor codes for the protein MAYELYWEKVFAVCYNNIKEVEPAKGMVQEIFKSLWERRSELEIEKIEHYLIRSAKFKTFEYIRNKVNRQKHNEFQMMDCSVSSNCTEEQVLFNNLKEKVDVLVDTLPCQCKRVYKMSREQGMSNKEIAGLLYISERAVEYHITKAMSRLKVGLASY
- a CDS encoding glycoside hydrolase, with the translated sequence MQKQIILFLLVLFAFEKVSAQKKQLVASDIISQMKKVADWQWTNLETAGWKNPKKDWTSGAMYAGMMAWARLADNDSYYKKLIQVGEDNKWETGRYRYFADDYCVGQLYSQLYTIYKRPEYIQKFKALADTIVSLPHLESLEWKNNIYTREWAWCDALFMGPPALGYLSQATGDAKYLDKSIALWWKSTSYLYDQDEHLFYRDSRYFDKKEKNGTKVFWSRGNGWVIGGLVRLLSVTPENHPEREKLVKLFISMSEKLASLQQADGSWHASLLDPESYASKETSGTGFICYAMAWGVNNGLIPYKKYEGVISKAWAALSASVHPDGKLGFVQAQGAAPDKVGYDDTDVYGVGAFLLAGSEMFRLSIANHDKSVFAEAYNGSSTNNNQTVKIAWPQIVKKVKVKNPKQLIARNAASGQIVPLSVSYKDEKITGVYFTENITAGTSKFFEISTK
- a CDS encoding beta-xylosidase, which gives rise to MSPKIKLLLVSIGLLSFQLGQAQNVDQKPLSNVWTADNGNGTFKNPLLTGDWADPDFIRVGDDFYFVSTSMNYVPGCPILHSKDLVNWEMAGYAVDKYDEDPRYNLQGGNMYSNGSWAATIRYHNGLFYVGFCTPSRNGAKGSYSMCVAKDIKGPWKRTIFPEYLYDPGLFFDDDGKVYVAHGQQKIFITELNADALSVKTPQKEIYENRDFPYLEGSHMYKVNGKYYILSTTGGTNGRQICLRSDNIYGPYEAKVVMRSDVTLPGSFLHQGGMLQLKDGSWWFMIMQDRWPIGRSPHLEPVTWVDGWPMLGVDGKGVINAAKPNVGQTYPVKVPATSDEFNAVNLGLQWQWNHNPDNEKWSLKKRKGHMRLQASLANDLTMARNTLTQRVQGPASEGIVEMDITGLKDGNVAGFGIFQKPYAYIAVRKAGDEKTLIMVNNNKVIDSIKVFKQHKIWIKANASHIGYKATFAYSLDGEKFISFGNQLNMAVGYNWTANRFALFNFSTKKEGEGGYADFNWFRFKGTNPLAQ